From Cucumis melo cultivar AY chromosome 1, USDA_Cmelo_AY_1.0, whole genome shotgun sequence, a single genomic window includes:
- the LOC103495355 gene encoding LOW QUALITY PROTEIN: glutamyl-tRNA reductase 2, chloroplastic-like (The sequence of the model RefSeq protein was modified relative to this genomic sequence to represent the inferred CDS: inserted 1 base in 1 codon; deleted 1 base in 1 codon): protein MAAAVGGMTTCFARPSVEFIAPSTSYSAPVRVFFKPFKVRDLCCAGEVVGVLSARSILISPRFELIRLVRMXPGLSALELLKTSSVNRYTRERSSIVVIGLNVHTAPVELREKLAIPEAQWPQAIAELCALNHIEEAAVLSTCNRIEIYVVALSQHRGVKEVTEWMSKRSGISISELCKHRVLLYNNDATQHLFEVSAGLDSLVLGEGQILAQVKHVVKTGQGVAGFDRKISGLFKHAITVGKRVRAETNISSGSVSVSSAAVELAQKKLPESSYATAKVMVVGAGKMGKLVIKHLVAKGCRKMVVVNRTQDHVDALSKELKDVEIIYKPLSKILACAAEADVIFTCTASKTPLFTKEHVTMLPPAGTETGRCLFVDISVPRNVEPCVSDLETVSVFNVDDLKEVVAANKEDRLEKVQEAQSIIAEEINKFEAWKDSLETVPTIKKFRAYVERIRAAELDKCLSKMGEDIPKKKKVAINDLSLGIANKLLHGPIQHLRCDGNDSRTLDEILQNMHAINRMFDLETDLSVLEEKIRAKVERGQK from the exons GGAGGTTGTTGGGGTCCTAAGTGCGAGATCGATCCTAATTTCACCTCGGTTCGAATTGATCAGATTGGTTCGAA CACCTGGTCTCTCGGCTCTTGAATTGCTTAAGACTTCTTCAGTTAATA GATATACAAGGGAAAGGAGCAGTATTGTGGTGATTGGTCTTAATGTTCACACTGCACCGGTAGAGTTGCGTGAGAAACTTGCCATTCCAGAAGCTCAATGGCCTCAGGCCATTGCTGAACTCTGTGCTCTGAACCATATAGAAGAAGCGGCCGTTCTTAGCACTTGTAATCGGATTGAGATTTATGTTGTAGCGTTGTCTCAGCATCGTGGGGTTAAAGAAGTGACAGAATGGATGTCCAAG AGAAGTGGAATTTCTATTTCAGAGCTTTGTAAGCATAGGGTTCTATTATACAATAACGATGCAACTCAGCACCTCTTTGAAGTTTCTGCGGGTCTTGACTCTCTTGTCCTTGGAGAAGGTCAAATTCTTGCTCAGGTGAAACATGTTGTTAAAACAGGGCAAGGTGTAGCTGGTTTCGACAGAAAAATTAGTGGGTTGTTCAAGCATGCCATCACTGTTGGAAAGCGGGTTAGAGCCGAGACAAACATTTCCTCGGGATCGGTTTCTGTTAGTTCAGCTGCTGTAGAGCTTGCACAGAAGAAGCTTCCAGAATCTTCGTATGCTACTGCAAAAGTGATGGTAGTTGGTGCTGGAAAAATGGGGAAACTTGTGATCAAACACTTGGTTGCAAAAGGATGTAGGAAGATGGTGGTTGTGAACAGAACTCAGGACCATGTCGATGCTCTAAGCAAGGAACTCAAAGATGTTGAGATAATCTACAAACCCCTCTCAAAGATTTTAGCATGTGCTGCAGAAGCGGATGTCATCTTCACCTGCACTGCTTCAAAAACACCCTTATTCACGAAAGAACATGTAACGATGCTCCCCCCTGCAGGTACAGAAACAGGAAGATGTTTATTTGTCGATATATCAGTTCCGAGGAATGTTGAGCCATGTGTATCAGATCTTGAGACCGTGTCTGTCTTCAATGTGGATGATCTCAAGGAAGTGGTTGCTGCTAACAAGGAGGATAGACTAGAGAAAGTTCAGGAGGCTCAATCAATAATCGCagaagaaataaacaaatttgaaGCCTGGAAGGATTCTCTTGAAACTGTTCCTACCATCAAGAAGTTCAGAGCTTATGTTGAGAGGATCAGGGCCGCTGAACTAGACAAATGTTTGTCCAAGATGGGTGAAGACAtaccaaagaaaaagaaagtagCTATTAATGATCTTAGCTTGGGTATAGCTAACAAACTACTTCATGGTCCAATACAGCACTTGAGATGTGATGGCAATGATAGTCGAACGTTGGATGAGATACTTCAGAATATGCATGCTATTAACAGAATGTTTGATCTTGAGACGGACTTGTCTGTCTTGGAAGAGAAGATTAGAGCAAAAGTTGAACGTGGCCAGAAGTAG